In Gimesia panareensis, the genomic window CCAAGGTGAAAAAGAAGGTGCCTGCCAAGAAAACCAAGGCCGCTAAAAAGACGACCAAAAAAGCCGCCTCGAAGTCGTCGGCTGCTAAAAAGACGACCAAAAAGAAGGTACCGAAGAAGAAGTCTTCCTCGACCAAAAAGTAGAATTGCGCTACTGTACCTCTGGGGATCCCCTGCCGTTTCGCACTGTTGCCAGTAACTTTTCTGTCTTCTGACCCTGTGCGTTTTCTTTTGAGTCCCGCAGCGAAAAAACGGGATTCCGGCAAAAGCAGGCTTGGAGAAGATAGTGAAAAGGCGTTACAATAAATGCACGCATTGATTGTATCTGCTGGTACCGTCACTGTTTTCCACAACCCTGATACGGGTTGCCTGTAGCGTTCCCCGGACCTGCTGTGGTACGTCTGCCTGAGGCGGAGTGGCACTGGTCGGTGTGAATGCGCTCAAGAGTCTATGAAATCTCTGTTTTAAATGGAGTTCGAATGATGAGTCGGTTTTCCATAATGCCGGTATTGTGCCGGCTGTTCCTGTTCTTACCCGCCTTGTTGATTTTCCTCAGTCCTGAGTTGCTCGTGGCTGAGATGCCCGGGAAGAAAGGGGAGAAGTCGACTCAGAAACAGGCGTCTCCTAAAGTCTTTACCCTGGAAGAGGGGATCGCAGATGATGTCGTTCTGCCTTTCGTGCCTGCCAAACCCCGCTCGCCGATGGAGCAGCAAAAAATTGATTCTGCCGCCTGGTACATGACCGGACGAATGCGCGAAGCCCGCAACGATTTTGTCGGTGCTTATGAAGCGTATAAGAAGGCGATGGAGGACAATCCCAATTCCCTCGAAATTTACCGGGTGCTGATTCGTCTGGCTTCGGGGCTGGATAAAACTGAGGAAGCCATCGAATATGCCCAGAAAGCGGTTGAGCTCGATCCTGGGGATTATGAACTGATGCGGAAACTGGGGCTGCATATGGCAGGCCAGGGACGCTTTGAAGAAGCGGTCAACTTTCTGGAAAAAGCTTCACAGTCGCCCTCGATCGATAAAAAGTCGGGCGTGTATGTGATCATCAAACACGATCAGGCCAATCTGTATGAACGCCTGGGAAAAAAGGAAGAAGCTGCAAAGTGCTGGGAAGTCGTTTTCCAGGCACTGACCAAACCGGATGATTTTACTTTTGAATTCAACACGCGCGAGCAACTGGAGGCCAAGCAGGGAAAGCTGTTTGAGCGAATCGGGCAGTCGTTCCTGGAGACGGATCGACTCAAGCTGGCGGTGGAAGCCTTCAACAAGGCGGCGGAGTCGCAGAAAGGCCGCCCCGGAATTCTCAAGTATCATCTGGCACAGGTCTATTTCCGCTCCAAACAGTACCAGCAGGCATTGGACTCTCTGCAGTCTTACTTTGATGAACAGTTACAGTCGAAGGGGCGGAAGGCGTACGAATTTCTGGCGGAAATCCTGGCTGCTTTAAACGAGTCTGACGAACTGATTCCCCGTCTTGAAAAACTGGCTGCTAAAGACAAGTACAACCGGACCCTGCATTACTACCTGGCCGAACAGTACGGAGAAGCCGGTCGTTTTGCTGATGCTGAAAAGACCTACCTGGAATCGATCGGTGAATCCTCGGATGTAGACGGGCTGGCAGGTCTGCTGTCATTGTACGAGAAAAACAAAAAGTATGACAAACTGATTACCACACTCTCGCAGATTGTGCAGTCCGGAGACGGGATCCGCAGAATTCAGTCTGACCTGCAAAAGATGTCCAAGGACAAAGAGCTGGTAAGTGCTCTGGTAGCGGAAGCAGAAAAACAGAAAGAGAAGGATCCCCCGGGTGTCGACGTCTTCTCCGGATTTCTGATTGCCAAACTGGCTGCTGAGGCGGGTGATAACAAGGCAGCTGGAGAATTTTACCAGTTTGCCATCGATGCAGCCGGAAAACACTCCAAGCCCCAGATCCGGGGTAACTGGACGCTGCTGATCCTGCAGGAATACAGCCAGTTGTTGAGAGAAGAAGACAAATATGGCGAGTTGTCTGAACTGCTGCAGAAAGCGGTGGAGAACCCGTTGCTGGCACCACAGCGGATCAATCTGATGTCATTTCTGGCAGATGCCCGTGAGCGTAATGGAGAAACGGCCGCGGCTCTGAAAGTCAATGAAGAAGCGCGACAGGCCGCTCCCAGATATCCCATGCTGGACTATCAGCATGCCTGGATTTATTACCATGCCCGTGACTGGGATAACGCCATCGAGCAGATGCAGAGCTTTATCAAAAAATATCCGCAACAGAAAGAACGCATCTATCAGATCAAGATGATGCTTTCGAATACCTATGTGCAGAAGGGGGATATCCTCAAGGGAGAAAAGGTGCTGGAAGAGATGCTGGCAGAGGATCCGAGCAATCCTTCCATCAATAACGACCTGGGATATCTCTATGCTGACCAGGGGAAAAACCTGGAAAAAGCAGAAAAGATGATTCGGATTGCGTTGAAATCCGAACCCGACAACATGGCTTACCTCGACAGTATGGGCTGGGTTCTGTTCAAACTGAAGAAATATGAGGAAGCCCTGACTTATCTGGAAAAAGCCAGCAAACTGCCCGGTGGCGGAGACAGTACAATTCTGGACCATCTCGCGGATTGTTACCACGAATTGAATAAGAACGAGCAGGCGCGGGAACTCTGGAAAAAGGCGCTGGATGCAGCCCGAAAGGCCTCCCCTCCGGACTCTAAGCTGATTGATCAGCTTCAGCAAAAACTGAGTCAGTAATCGTTTTCAATCCCCCTGAAATTATAGTAGTATTGGTGCAATTCCATTTCACACTGCGTGAGTTCCGCGCAGTGATCTTCCACACATTTTTGAGTTAAGCGAAAACTTCCATGGCAGGTCATTCACATTGGGCTAATATCGCCGCCAAGAAAGGGGTGGTTGATAAGAAGCGCGGGAAACTTTTTGGGAAATTGAGTCGCGCGATTATTGTCGCTGCCCAGCACGGGGGCGGTGATCCGGTAATGAATCTGGCGCTGCGCTATGCAATTGATAAAGCCCGCAAAGCCAGTATGCCCAAAGATAACATTGACCGTGCAGTCAAAAAGGGATGCGGTGAGCTCTCAGGGGAGAATTTCGAAGAGCTGGTTTATGAAGGTTACGGTTCAGCCGGCGTAGCTGTCTTATGCGACATTCTGACTGAAAATCGAAACCGGACAGCTGGTGAAGTTCGGAAAATCTTTGAAGTACACGGCGGTAACCTGGGGAGCACCGGCTGTGTCGCCTGGATGTTTGAGCGGAAAGGGCTGTTCCTGGTTCCCTGCGAAAACGTGGAAGAGGATGAGCTGTTTGAAATCGCCCTGGAGGCAGGCGCAGATGATGTCGCAGCGAACGGCGATGTCTATGAAGTGACCTGCAGTGTGGAGGCCTTCCAGCAGGTGGCTGATGTATTTGAGCAGAAGCAGATTCCCACCAATCTGGCTGAAATTTCACGGATTCCTGAGACAACTGTAGACTTGGACGTGGAAGATGGTAAAAAAGTGCTCAAGCTGATGGAAGCACTTGAAGACCATGAAGATGTGCAGAGTGTGACAGCGAATTTTAATATCCCTGATGAAATCATGGCTGAGGTCATGGCAGAATAGCTGAATAATTTGACAACCTGGATTTGAGGGGGACGGCGGCTTGACGATCGAATTTAGTTGCTCACATTGTAACAAAGTTCTCAAAACTTCAGATGATAAGGCGGGCCGCAGAGCAAAATGTCCCCAATGCGGCGAAGCAGTCACTGTGCCGATGCCCGACGTCCCCGCCAGTGAAGATGATGGTTTCGACGAATTTGACGCTCCTGTTCCTGAAGAATCCAGTTTTCTGGGAGAGCAGACTGTCAGTGAGGAAGAGAGTTTTCTAGCCGGTAGTAAGACGGTCTGCCCGATGTGTGGGGAAGATGTGCCGGCCGGGGCCGTGAAATGTGAATACTGCGGGGAGACTCTAAAGGCATCCTCAGGCTCCGGTCGAGGAGCGTGGGAACCCCGGGTGTTCAACATCAGTGATACATTTTCCCGGGCGTGGGAACTCTACAAAGCCAACCTGGGATTGGCGATCGCCATTCCGCTCGTCGCCGGCAGCGTATACATGGTCGCTTCCTCGGTGATCGGCTTCTTTATGCAGATCATCCAGGTTTCGATTATGCAGGCGGGTGGAAGAGGGGAAGGGACCATGGTGGCCATCTTCCTGCTGTTGCTGCTGCAGAATGCAATGGTCTTCTTAGTCTATATGTATTTTCAACTGGGGGGGCAGATTGTCTTTCTCAAGATCGTTCGGGGGGAAAATCCCGAGTTTAATGAGCTGTTTAGTGGCGGCCCCTATCTCGGTCGAATGATTCTCTGCAGTATCGTTTATGGACTGGTCGTTTTACTGGGGTACGTGGCGTTAATCATTCCGG contains:
- a CDS encoding YebC/PmpR family DNA-binding transcriptional regulator, whose product is MAGHSHWANIAAKKGVVDKKRGKLFGKLSRAIIVAAQHGGGDPVMNLALRYAIDKARKASMPKDNIDRAVKKGCGELSGENFEELVYEGYGSAGVAVLCDILTENRNRTAGEVRKIFEVHGGNLGSTGCVAWMFERKGLFLVPCENVEEDELFEIALEAGADDVAANGDVYEVTCSVEAFQQVADVFEQKQIPTNLAEISRIPETTVDLDVEDGKKVLKLMEALEDHEDVQSVTANFNIPDEIMAEVMAE
- a CDS encoding tetratricopeptide repeat protein, translating into MMSRFSIMPVLCRLFLFLPALLIFLSPELLVAEMPGKKGEKSTQKQASPKVFTLEEGIADDVVLPFVPAKPRSPMEQQKIDSAAWYMTGRMREARNDFVGAYEAYKKAMEDNPNSLEIYRVLIRLASGLDKTEEAIEYAQKAVELDPGDYELMRKLGLHMAGQGRFEEAVNFLEKASQSPSIDKKSGVYVIIKHDQANLYERLGKKEEAAKCWEVVFQALTKPDDFTFEFNTREQLEAKQGKLFERIGQSFLETDRLKLAVEAFNKAAESQKGRPGILKYHLAQVYFRSKQYQQALDSLQSYFDEQLQSKGRKAYEFLAEILAALNESDELIPRLEKLAAKDKYNRTLHYYLAEQYGEAGRFADAEKTYLESIGESSDVDGLAGLLSLYEKNKKYDKLITTLSQIVQSGDGIRRIQSDLQKMSKDKELVSALVAEAEKQKEKDPPGVDVFSGFLIAKLAAEAGDNKAAGEFYQFAIDAAGKHSKPQIRGNWTLLILQEYSQLLREEDKYGELSELLQKAVENPLLAPQRINLMSFLADARERNGETAAALKVNEEARQAAPRYPMLDYQHAWIYYHARDWDNAIEQMQSFIKKYPQQKERIYQIKMMLSNTYVQKGDILKGEKVLEEMLAEDPSNPSINNDLGYLYADQGKNLEKAEKMIRIALKSEPDNMAYLDSMGWVLFKLKKYEEALTYLEKASKLPGGGDSTILDHLADCYHELNKNEQARELWKKALDAARKASPPDSKLIDQLQQKLSQ
- a CDS encoding zinc ribbon domain-containing protein — translated: MPDVPASEDDGFDEFDAPVPEESSFLGEQTVSEEESFLAGSKTVCPMCGEDVPAGAVKCEYCGETLKASSGSGRGAWEPRVFNISDTFSRAWELYKANLGLAIAIPLVAGSVYMVASSVIGFFMQIIQVSIMQAGGRGEGTMVAIFLLLLLQNAMVFLVYMYFQLGGQIVFLKIVRGENPEFNELFSGGPYLGRMILCSIVYGLVVLLGYVALIIPGIIFSLMFWPFSFILIDRNLPGLDSFTKAKDVMVGNKLSFFGLSLLLGLITLVGGVVTLFFGLIFIIPFTYMVQTVAYAEMTNQ